The Flavobacterium sp. 140616W15 sequence TATTTTCCAATTAGGAGCAAGTGTAGAAGAGATGGTAAATATGTCTGCTATTGCAGTTATAGATGCTCAAGAAAAGCAGATTAAAAAGAATAATTTAACAAAATAACATGATGTAAATAAGTATTGTTTTTAGTTGTCGTATTTTTACTTCAAATTTTGTTATATTTGGCAATTATTAACATTATATTATGATTACACATTTGCAAGGAAAATTGGTAGAAAAAACCCCTACCGAAGTTGTTATTGATTGCGGGGGAGTTGGGTATCACGTAAATATATCCTTGCATACCTATTCTTTAATTCCAAATAATGATCTTATAAAATTGTATACGCATCTTCAAATCAAAGAAGATGCGCATACATTATTTGGTTTTGTAGAGAAATCTGAAAGAGAAATTTTCAGAATGTTACTATCCGTTTCAGGAATTGGAGCAAATATTGCCAGAACAATGCTGTCTTCATTAGATCCGAAACAAATAATTAATGCAATAGCATCCGGAGATGTCGGTGTAATTCAATCAATAAAAGGTATTGGGAACAAAACAGCCCAACGAGTAATCCTTGATTTGAAAGAAAAAATTGTTAAATTGTACGATTTAGATGAAGTTTCGATGCTTCAAAACAATACAAACAGAGATGAAGCGTTATCTGCTTTAGAAGTTTTAGGATTTGTTAGAAAAACATCTGAAAAAGTGATTGAGAAAATCATTAAAGAAGATCCTGAGGCAACTGTCGAGTCATTAATTAAGAAGGCTTTAAAAAGTTTATAAAAACGTACATAAAAACATTCAGGATATATGCATAAAATTTGTATTTCTTTACTGGTTTTATTTTGTGGGTTTGTATCGAATGCTCAGGTAAAAGAAGAGACTCAAGATACAACGAAAACAGGGTATTCTGTTGGTAAAATACAAATAAAAGATCCGCAAAGCATTCTTTCGGCATATACCTATGACCCTATAACAGATCGTTACATTTATACTAATACAGTAGATGGATTTTCGATTAATTACCCTATTATTTTAACGCCAGAAGAGTATGAAAGATTAATCTTAAAAGAATCTCGTAGAGAATATTTTAAGAAAAAAGTAGATGCTATTGATGGTAAAAAAGATGGGGCCGAAGATGCTAAAAAAGATTTACTTCCTAGATATTATATTAAGTCTGGACTTTTCGAATCTATTTTTGGAAGTAACACTATTGATGTAAAACCAACTGGTTCTGTTGAAATAGATTTAGGAGCTCGCTATACCAAACAAGACAATCCATCTTTTTCTCCTAGAAATAGGTCAAATCTTTCTTTCGATTTTGATCAGCGTATTAGTATGAGTTTACAAGGAAAAGTAGGTACGCGATTAAATGTAAATGCTAATTACGATACGCAGTCTACATTTGCTTTTCAAAATTTAATAAAGTTAGAATACACTCCATCCGAAGACGATATCATTCAGAAAATTGAAGTTGGTAATGTAAGTATGCCACTTAATAGTACTTTAATTAGGGGTGCACAAAGTTTATTTGGAGTAAAAGCCCAATTACAATTTGGAAAAACCACGATTACAGGTGTTTTCTCAGAACAAAAATCTCAAGCTAAAAGTGTTGTAGCCGAAGGAGGAGGAACTGTTCAGAATTTTGATTTGTACGCCTTAAACTATGATAATGACAGACACTTTTTCTTATCTCAATATTTTAGAAATAAGTACGATTCAGCATTAAGAAAATACCCTTTTATCGATAGTCGTGTTCAAATAACACGATTAGAGGTTTGGGTAACTAATAAACAAAATCGAGTTAGTACAACCAATAATAATTTAAGAAATATTATTGCACTGCAGGATTTGGGAGAAGCACAATTAGCAGGAATTCCAGATAATGAAGTTGTAGTTTTAAACCCTTCAGCAGGAATTTTTCTTAAACAAATAGGTTCACCATCAGACAATGGGAACAATAAATATGATCCTAAATTAATTTCTGTAGGATCAGGTTTATTGAATGATAAAATACGAGAAATTGTTACTTCAAATTCAGGGTTTAATACTACAGTAAATGAAGGGCAGGATTATTCAAAATTAGAAAATGCAAGAAAGTTAAATTCTAATGAATATACTTTTAATGCACAATTAGGATATGTATCGTTGCAACAACGATTGGCAAATGATGAAGTTCTGGCGGTAGCTTATGAGTACACAATGGGAGATCAAGTGTATCAGGTTGGAGAATTTGGAAACGATGGTGTAGACGCTACATTAGTAACAGGAAATAATCCTTCAAATCAAGCAATCATAACACAAAGTTTGATATTGAAGATGCTGAAGAGTAACTTGACTAATGTTAAAAATCCAGTTTGGAACTTGATGATGAAAAACATCTATCAAATTCCTGGGGCATACCAAATAAAACAGGAAGATTTTAGATTTAATATACTATATACAGATCCATCTCCTATAAATTATATTACACCAGTAAATAGTTCAACGCCATTTCCTCCAAATCCTACTCCAGATATGAGAGTAACCGATACGCCTTTGCTTAAGGTATTTGATTTGGATAAATTAAATTATAATAATGATCCTCAAGTAGGGGGTGATGGTTTTTTTGATTTCATACCAGGAATAACAATAGACGCCCAAAATGGTAGAATTATATTTACGACTAAGGAACCTTTTGGAGAACGACTATTTACTAAATTATCAAATAACGCAGGTGAAGATTATCGTAATACAAGTACATATAATCCAAATCAGAGTAAATATGTATTCCGTAATATGTATTCCAATACACAATCGGGGGCTTTACAAGATAGCGATAAAAATAAATTCTTATTAAGAGGTAAATATAAATCTACTGGAGGTGACGGGATTCCTATTGGAGCTTTTAATGTTCCTCAAGGATCAGTTGTTGTTACTGCCGCAGGTCGTGTTTTGGTTGAAGGAATTGATTATAGTGTAAATTATCAGTTAGGAAGAGTTCAAATTTTGGATCCTTCACTCCAAGCATCAAATACACCAATTGAAATTTCATTAGAGAATAATTCTATTTTCGGACAACAAACCCGAAGATTTATGGGAGTAGATATACAACATAAAATTTCTGAAAATTTTACTGTTGGAGGTACTTTCTTGCAAATGACAGAGAAACCGTTTACACAAAAATCAAGTTACGGACAAGAATCTGTAAATAACATGATTTATGGTTTCAATACAAATTTCTCTACAGAAGTTCCTTTCTTTACCCGATTGGTAAATAAATTGCCATTTATGGATACTGATGTACCTTCTAATCTTTCGATAAGAGGAGAGGTAGCTTTCTTAAAACCAGGAACTCCAAAAGCAGATAATTTTGAAGGAGAATCAACGATTTATGTAGATGACTTCGAAGGGTCGCAATCTACTATCGACATGCGTTCGGCTTATGCGTGGAGCTTGGCATCAACACCAGAAGAGAATAGCTTAAGTACGTATAATTTTAATGCAAAAAATAATGATTTAAGTTACGGTTTTAAAAGAGCAAAACTGTCATGGTATACTATTGATCCAATTTTTTATGCATCAAAACCTTCTGGAATTTCTAATGATGATTTATCATTAAATACTACTCGTAGAATTTATAGTGAAGAGTTGTATCCATTAACAGATATAGCACAAGGACAATCTCAAGTAGTGAATACGTTAGATTTAACCTATTATCCATCAGAAAGAGGGCCATATAATAATGATCTAAATTATGCATTAAATCCAAAAGATAATTTTGGGGGGATAATGCGTGCTTTGAGTTCAACAGATTTTGAACAAGGAAATGTCGAGTATATCCAATTCTGGGTATTAGACCCATTTGTGGGTGCAGGTAAGACAGATCAAAGTAATACAGGTAAGGTTTATTTTAACTTAGGTGAAATTTCTGAAGACATCTTAAAAGATGGTAGAAAACAATATGAAAACGGTTTAGGGCCAAATCAGATATTAGCAAAGCCACAACCTATATGGGGAGATGTTCCAGCATCGCAATCTTTAATTTATGCATTTGATAATAACTCTTCTAACAGAGCGAATCAAGATGTGGGGTTAGATGGTTTACCAAATGCTAAAGAAGGAACTATTTATAATAATTTTGCTTCAGAAGCAGATCCCGCAGCAGATGATTATAGATATTATTTAAATACCACGGGAGGCGTTCTAGATCGTTATAAAAATTATAATGGATTAGAAGGAAACTCAGCAGTAGATATAAATGATGCCAATAGAGCTTCGACGACACTTCCGGATGTAGAAGATATCAATAGGGATAACACTATGAATACGATTAATGCCTATTATGAGTATAGCATAGATGTTAAGCCAAATATGAAAGAAGGGCAAAATTTTGTTACAGATATAAGAAATACGCAAGTAACAATGGCAAACGGATCAGTTACTGAAGCCAGATGGATACAGTTTAAAATCCCAGTATCACAGCCTCAAAATACAATAGGTACTATATCAGATTTTAGATCAATTCGTTTCATGAGAATGTTTATGACTGGATTTGAAAGCGATGTTACAGTTCGTTTTGGAGCATTAGATTTAGTAAGAGGTGAGTGGAGAAGATATACAAATACATTAGATCCAACAGATGTTAATGTAGATGATGACAATACTACTTTTGATGTTGCGGCAGTAAATATTGAAGAGAATGGTGCTAGATGTCCAGTGAACTATGTTTCGCCTCCAGGAGTAGCACGTGAACAATTGTATAATAATAATACTATCATCAATCAAAATGAGCAGGCATTAGCATTGCGAGTTTCAGGAGGTGGATTGCAACCAAAAGATGCTAGAGCTGTATTTAAAAATGTAAGTGTTGATATGCGTCAATACAACAGATTAAAAATGTTTTTGCATGCGGAGTCATTGCCAGATGAAATAGTATTAAGAGATGGACAAATGGTAGGTTTTATCCGTTTTGGAAATGACTTTACACAAAATTTTTACCAAATTGAGATTCCTTTAAAAGTAACAATTCCAACTTCTTTGTCAGGTTCAGGTTCAGATTGTTCCCCTTTAAGCCCTGAAGTTGTTTGGCCAGCAGAAAATAATATTGATTTAGACCTGTCGCTATTAACGAAGATGAAAATTGCGGCAATGAAAATTGATCCTAATACGCTTCCGTTAGACGGAATTTATTATCCAGATGATGATATATTAAATTCAGGTGGAGATGGAGACAATAATATGCGATTGGGTATAAAAGGAAATCCTAATTTTGGATTAGTTAGGAATTTAATGGTAGGTGTTAAAAATGCCGAGCTGCACCAAAATGTTAAAGGAGAAGTGTGGTTTAATGAGTTGCGCCTTGCCGGAATGGATAATAAAGGAGGTATGGCAGCAATATTAAATATTGATACTAATTTTGCTGATTTTGCAACTGTTTCTGCAACAGGTCGAAAAAGCACTATAGGATTTGGCTCTCTAGAACAAGGACCAAATGAAAGAAGCAGAGAAGATATACAACAATATAATATTGTAACTAATTTAAATTTAGGGAAATTATTGCCACCAAAGTGGGGAATTAACCTACCTTTTAATTATGCAGTAGGTGAAGAAACAATTACGCCAGAGTACGATCCGTTTAATGAAGATATTAAGCTAAAACAATTGTTGGATGTAACTAGTAATTCAGTCGAAAGAGAAAATATAAAAAATCGCGCTATAGATTATACAAAGCGTAGAAGTATCAATTTTATAGGAGTTAGAAAAGACAGAGCGCCAGAGCAAAAACAACATATTTACGATCCCGAAAACTTTACGTTTTCACAATCGTACAATGAGGTAGAGCGTCACGATTATGAGATAAAAAGTTATGAAGATAAACAATCGAGTACAACTGTAAATTATGCATACAGTTTTCAGCCAAAAACAGTTGAGCCATTCAAGAAAACTAAATATTTTAAGAAAAGTGATTATTGGAAAATGTTGAGTGATTTCAATTTTAATTATTTACCATCAAACATCACGTTCAATACTAATATTATAAGACAATACAACCGTCAGGAGTTTAGACAAGTTGAGAATGTTGAGGGTCTTGGATTGGATCCTATGTATAGAAGGAATTTTGCTTTTAACTACCAGTATGGATTTAATTTTAACCTTACAAAATCATTAAAGATAAATTATACAGCATCATCAAATAATATTGTTAAAAATTATTTGAATGCTGATAATGAGCCTATCGATAGCTTTAGTATTTGGGATAGTTACTGGGATATTGGTACGCCAAATCAGCATATGCAACAATTGGTTTTAAACTATGAAATTCCGTTATATAAAATACCAGTATTAGGATTTTTAAAAGCGAGTTATTCTTATACTGGAGATTATTCTTGGCAACGCACATCAGAGGCATTATCAACTTTTGAAGATGATAAAGGAGGGGTGTATGATTTAGGAAATACAGTTCAAAACGCAAATTCGAATACATTTACTGCAGCGATGAATATGAATACGCTTTATAAGTATTTGGGACTTACAAAAGGAGGGGCCAAAATGACTAAAGTAAAACCAACTGTGCCAAAGCCAGGAGAAAAAGTAGTAAATACAAATCAAGCATTAGCAAAAAATAGTATGTTTCAAGATGGTTTAATGGGGATCGTAACAAGTATAAAAAACATTCAGGTTAATTATACGGTTAATAGCGGAACTGTTTTACCAGGATATACACCAAGTGTTGGATTCTTAGGTTCGTCTCGACCATCATTAGGATTTATTTTTGGAAGTCAGGATGATGTGCGTTACGAGGCAGCTAAAAACGGATGGTTAACCAATTATCAGGATTTTAATCAGAACTTTTCACAGGTAACAAATAAGATGCTAAAAGCTACGGCCAATATTGATTTATTACCAGATTTAAAAATTGATTTGAATTTTGATCGTTCTTATTCAGCTAATTTTTCAGAGCAATATGATGTTGATGCTACAGGACAGTATCATGCAAGATCGCCATACAATTATGGAATGTTTTCTATTTCGACAATTTTAATAAAGACTGCATTTTCTACTAGCAATGAAATTTCTTCATCTGCATTTGATGATTTTAGATCTAACCGTTTAGAAATTGCAAATCGTTTGGCCGAAAGTCATTATGGTTCTGGAGCTGAGATTCCGAGATATGGAGACGTAAATAATCCGATTCCTGTACTCCCGACTGATCCTAATTATGCTAAGAGAGATATTTATGTGTCAAACGAGGGTTATCCTATAGGGTATACAAAAAGTAATCAGGCAGTTTTACTTCCTTCATTCTTAGCTGCCTATTCAGGAAGTAGTGCATCAAGTAGTCCAACAGGTATTTTTAGGAATTTCCCACTTCCAAACTGGAGTATAAAGTATAATGGGTTGATGCGTTACCGATACTTTAAAGAAAACTTTAAACGTTTTTCATTACAACATAATTATAGAGCATCTTATACAATTAATCAGTATCGTTCTAATTTTAAATATGACCAAAATGTAGGGAAACAAGACCCAGATAACGATAATTTTTATAATGCAACAATCATGTCTAATGTGAACTTAGTGGAACAATTTAGTCCATTAATCAGGATGGATTTTGAGTTAAAAAGTTCTTTGAAAGTGCTTACAGAAATTAAAAAAGATAGAGCATTGTCAATGAGTTTTGATAATAATTTATTGACAGAAGTTAAAGGGATGGAATATATAATAGGTCTTGGATATCGTATTAAAGATGTGATTTTTTCGTCGACATTGGCAGATAGTCCTACAGGAATAATAAAAAGTGATATCAATATAAAAGGAGATTTGTCGTATAGAAATAACCAAACAATGGTTCGTTACTTAGATTATGATAACAATCAACTAGCTGCAGGACAAAATATTTGGTCAGTAAAGATCACGGCAGATTATTCATTTAGTAAGAACTTAACAGCTATTTTTTATTACGATCATTCTTTCTCTAAAGCAGTTATTTCGACTTTATATCCTTTAACGAATATCCGATCAGGGTTTACCATTCGATATAATTTTGGAAATTAAATTTCAGATTCAGAAGAGAATTTGATTAGAAGATTATTACATTTGCCCTATTAGAATTCAATTATCAATTATCAATAAGTATTTATTATGAATATACCAACAAATTTAAAGTACACAAAGGATCACGAATGGGTTAGCATTGAAGGTGATGTTGCAACAGTAGGAATTACTCACTTTGCACAAAAAGAATTAGGAGACATCGTTTATGTTGAAGTAGAAACTTTAGATCAAACACTTGATAAAGATGAAGTTTTTGGAACAGTTGAAGCTGTAAAAACTGTTTCAGATTTGTTCTTGCCTTTGTCTGGAGAGATTATTGCTTTTAATGAAAACTTAGAAAGTGCTCCAGAAACAGTAAATTCTGATCCTTACGGAGATGGATGGATGATTAAAATTAAAATTTCAAATACATCAGAATTAGATTCTTTATTATCTGATGAGGCTTATAAAGAATTAATAGGTGCTTAAAAAAATAATTTTTTTATGTTTGGCTTTATTCTGGACAGGAGTTATCATTTTTCTCTGTTTAACCGAATCAAGTAATATACCGGTTGTAAGTATTCCTCACATAGATAAATTAGTTCATTTTTGTTTTTATTTTGGTTTTAATTTTCTTTGGTTTTTGTATTTTAAAAAAGAATTTAAGAATGTAGATGATTTCAGACCATTATTACTCGCTTTTGTTTTTTCAACTTTTTTTGGAATTACAATTGAGATTTTACAAAGTGAATATACTTTAACAAGAAGTGCAGATATGATGGATTTTTTAGCAAATTCATTAGGAGCAACATCCGCAATAATAGCAGTGCTACTGTTTAATAAAATAGTCACTAAAATAGTAAATTAAATAAAATCCCACTTCAGTGGGATTTTTTGTTTTTAGGCTTTATTGATTGTTCGTTATAAAGATTTTGTTGTGTATAAACACGATTAAAAGTAGTTTTTAATTGGAGACTTGTCTCAATATAAAGCGTATTTTTGTTAATCAAGATTTAATGCAATTAATTTATTATTACTATGAATATTAGACAATACTTAGACTCAACATATTTAAAAACTGCTACTCAAGCAAATTTGAGCGAAGCCGAAAACACACAAATAGTTAAGAATATAATTATAGAAGCAATAGCAGAACAATTTAAATTAATAATGATTCGTCCTGACAAAGTAAGTTTAGCTAAACAAATAATTTCTGAGGCTAAATCGAATCTTTTAATAGGTACTGTAATTGATTTTCCTGAAGGAAAATCAAGTCTAGAAGAAAAGCTTGCAGAAGCAAGTAAAGCAATACAAGACGGAGCAAATGAATTGGATTTTGTGTGTAATTATGAGGCATTCAAAAATGGAGAAATTGATTTGGTTAAAAACGAAATTTTGCAGTGTACATTATTAGGACTAACTAATAATAAAGTTGTAAAATGGATTATCGAAGTTGCTGCACTCAATGATAAAGAAATTATACAATTATCAGCACTCATTAAAAATATAGTCATTCAGAATTTTGAAGAGAATGAATATTCTTCTGTTTTTGTAAAATCGTCGACAGGTTTTTATAAAACAGAAAACAACATGCCAAATGGCGCAACTATTCCGTCAATTCTTATGATGCTTGAAAATGCTTCACCGTTGCCTGTAAAAGCCGCAGGCGGGGTAAGAACATATGAAGAAGCTGTAGAAATGATTAAGCTTGGTGTAAAACGTATAGGAACATCAAATGCTAAAGCAATAGCTGACAGAGAAATTTCGAAAAATGAGTACTAATTTCACAACGTAAAACTATATGAATAAAGGATCCTTAACTTTTTTTATAGCATTATTCTCTCTATTAGGTTTTTCTCAGGTAACAAATAGTATAAAGGTAAACTCTAATTTTCCTTCGGAGGAGTTTCCGATTTTTCCAACTTGTGAAAGTTCAAAGGCGAAAGCCTTAGAAAAATGTTTTTATGATCAAGTTCAGGATCTAGTATTTAATAATTTTCAAGTTCCACCAACTTTAAGACAGAATAATTATTCTGGAGATGTTAAGGTGCTTTTTGAAGTTGATAAAAATGGTGAGTTCAAAGTAATTTATGTTAATGCAAATAATGATGAATTAGTTAAGGAAACCAAGCGTTTATTTGCTACACTCCCTAAAATCAAGCCTGCTACTTATAATGGGAGAGCTACGTATTCAAAATATACAATCGTAATTAATATACCATTAAAATCTACTGGTCAAATTTTGGAAGAGGCCCTCGCTAATGCTAAAATTATTAAACCTGCAGCTAAACCATTGACAGAGTTAGATAGCATTGTTTATAAAAAGTATACGAATCCTGAGTTTGAAAGTCAGTTAAATATTCCATTTTCTCATAGTTATTATGCTCAATTTGATGGCGCCTTGAATAAAGTAGGGAGTAATAATCATACAGGTTCAAAACCATATACTTATGCTGAAGTATCTAAGTATTATAATCTCAAAGCAGTAAATGAATCGCTTAAAAAGAATGTTTCAACTTGGTTTGGACGTAAACTTTGGAATGAAAGTTTAGTTGAAGTCGAGGGAGAAGGGTATTGGTTTACATTAAATGCTATAATGGACTTGCAATTAGGTAAAGATACAAAAAGTGATATTTCTCACACTTATGTAAATACCCGAGCATTAAATTTTAGAGGAGGATTGGGTAAACAACTTAATTTTACTACAACTGTTTTTGAAAGTCAAGGAAGATTTGCAGATTATTATAATAGTTATGCGCAATCTATAAAGCCTTCAGGGGGAAATCCTGGGGTTGTTCCGGGAATTGGAATAGGTAAGGAGTTTAAAACAAATGGTTTTGATTTTCCTTCAGCCGAAGCAAATTTGACTTATACACCAAGTAAGTTTTTTAATTTTCAATTGGGCTATGGAAGAAATTTTATAGGAGACGGATATCGTTCTTTATTAGAAAGTGATGGGGCAAGTCCATATCCGTATTTTAAAATGAATACAACCTTTTGGAAGATAAAATATACAAATACGTATATGTTTCTTAAAGATATCCGAGAAGAAGCAACAGTTGATAAAACATATGCCAGTAAATTCATGGCGAATCATTATTTAAGTTTGAATGTTACAAATAGACTAAACTTAGGCTTTTTCGAATCTGTAGTTTGGACCAATAGTAACGATAGGGGATTTGATGTGGCTTTCGCTAATCCAATTATTTTTTATAGATCAGTAGAATTTGCTTCCTCGGCTAAAAGTGGTAATGCTTTACTTGGTTTAACGGCAAAATACAAATGGAATGATCAAATAAATTTCTATGGACAATTTCTTTTAGATGAATTCTCAGTTAGCGATATGAAAAGTGGAGAAAAAAGCTGGAAGAATAAATTTGGATATCAGTTAGGAGCTAAATATTATAATGCTTTTCAAATTCCAAATTTATTAGTGCAGTTAGAGTATAATCATGTGCGTCCATATGTATATTCGCATAGTGCAGTTATTACAAATTATGGGCATAATAATCAAAGTGTTGGACATCAGTGGGGTGGTAATTTCAGTGAGCTTATTGCAATAGCACGATATCATAAAGGAAGGTATTTTGCAGATGCAAAAATTACTACAGGTAAGAGAGGTTTGGATTTTGATACAACAGAGGATTCATTTAACTATGGGGCGAATATCTATAAAAGCTATGATAGTAAAAGGCCTTATAATACTGGTGTGAAAGTTGGACAAGGAAATAAAACAGCAGTTTTTATTACTGATATACAGGCTGGGTATTTGGTAAATCCAGCAACTAATTTGAAATTATTCGGAAGTTTGATTTATAGAAGTTTCGATCCTACTAAAGACACTGAGGTTACTTTTAAGCAAAGTACAACTTGGTTTACTTTCGGATTAAGAGCAGATGTCTTTAATTGGTATTTTGATTATTGAAATATTTAGTAAGATTTTTTGCAAATGATTCGCTTTTATGGTGAATTTGAGGTGTATTTGATTGCTCTATTTAAAAAAATGTAATTTTATCATCCTAAATTCTGCAATCTAATTTGTACATTTGCACCAGTTTTGGAAAAACAAAAATAACAACGCATTGGACGCAACACAAAATTCACTTTCACTCAAATCTATATTTAATGATTTCAAAGAAATCACAAAAGCAGGACTCGCTGTTAGTGTTTTGTTTTCTTCAATAGCAGGTTATTTACTTGGTTTTGATGATAAACATCCTTTTCAATGGACCGTACTTCTAGTTTTAGCAATTGGAGGATATTGTATGGTAGGAGCTTCAAACGCTTTTAATCAAGTTATTGAGAAAGATTTGGATGCCTTAATGGATAGAACAAAGAATCGACCAGTTCCTTCTGGGAGAATGTCTTCAAGAGTAGCTTTGATTGTAGCAAGTTTACTAACAATTATAGGGTTAACTTTACTTTATACAATCAATCCTAAAACAGCAATGTTTGGTGCGATTTCTATATTTTTATATACCAGTGTTTATACACCTTTAAAAACGGTAACATCATTGTCGGTTTTTGTTGGGGCTTTTCCTGGCGCAATACCATTTATGTTAGGATGGGTTGCTGCTACAGGAGAATTTGGTATAGAAGCAGGGACACTTTTTTTAATTCAGTTTTTCTGGCAGTTTCCTCATTTTTGGGCTATTGGCTGGTTTTTATATGAGGATTATGAAAAAGCAGGGTTTTTTATGCTTCCTACAGGGAAAAAAGATAAAGGAACTGCATTACAGGTTATTTTATACACAGTATGGCTTATAGTGGCTTCACTTTTACCAGCTTTAGGATATACAGGTAAATTGTTTATTACACCAATAGCGGCGGTTTTAGTGTTTCTGTTGGGGATTTGGATGTTGATTTATGCAGTTCGTTTGTATAAGTTAAGAACAGCCAAGGCAGCAAGGACATTGATGTTGGTAAGTGTTTCTTATATCACCTTGTTACAGTTGATTTATATATTTGATAAATTTTTGAGATAATTATGGAAATGACAATGACAGCAGATGAATATAGAGCAAGGAGCGCTAAGTCATCTAAATTAATTTTATTGTTCGCAATGGTTAGTATGACCATGATGTTTGCAGGACTTACAAGTGCTTTTGTGGTTAGTAAGTCAAGAACCGATTGGTTGAAGGATTTTCAATTGCCACCAGCATTTTTTTATAGTACTTTGGTAATTATTGGGTGTAGTGTTACTTTTCACTTAGCCAAAAATGCAATGCAAAAGGATAATAGAAAAGCAACAACTAATTTACTTTTGACTACTTTAGCATTAGGAATCTTATTTGTGGTTTTACAATTTGTAGGTTTTGGACAAATAGTAGCAAATGGCTATTATTTTACAGGAGCTGAGAGTACAATAACTACAACTTTCTTGTATGTTGTAACGGTTACACACTTATTTCACTTAGCTGGAGGGATCATTTCTCTCTTAGTTATTATTTATAATCATTTTAAACAGAAATACAATTCGACTCAAACTCTTGGAATAGAACTAGGTGCAATGTACTGGCACTTTCTTGATTTCTTGTGGGTCTATTTATTTTTATTTTTATATTTCTTTAAATAAGAAAAAAACGTAAATTTGGGAACTTTTTAACGAATATCTTTTATGGAAGCGACAGTTACTACTGCAAATAACGAAGAAAAAACTTGGGGAGGCGGC is a genomic window containing:
- the sprA gene encoding cell surface protein SprA, which translates into the protein MHKICISLLVLFCGFVSNAQVKEETQDTTKTGYSVGKIQIKDPQSILSAYTYDPITDRYIYTNTVDGFSINYPIILTPEEYERLILKESRREYFKKKVDAIDGKKDGAEDAKKDLLPRYYIKSGLFESIFGSNTIDVKPTGSVEIDLGARYTKQDNPSFSPRNRSNLSFDFDQRISMSLQGKVGTRLNVNANYDTQSTFAFQNLIKLEYTPSEDDIIQKIEVGNVSMPLNSTLIRGAQSLFGVKAQLQFGKTTITGVFSEQKSQAKSVVAEGGGTVQNFDLYALNYDNDRHFFLSQYFRNKYDSALRKYPFIDSRVQITRLEVWVTNKQNRVSTTNNNLRNIIALQDLGEAQLAGIPDNEVVVLNPSAGIFLKQIGSPSDNGNNKYDPKLISVGSGLLNDKIREIVTSNSGFNTTVNEGQDYSKLENARKLNSNEYTFNAQLGYVSLQQRLANDEVLAVAYEYTMGDQVYQVGEFGNDGVDATLVTGNNPSNQAIITQSLILKMLKSNLTNVKNPVWNLMMKNIYQIPGAYQIKQEDFRFNILYTDPSPINYITPVNSSTPFPPNPTPDMRVTDTPLLKVFDLDKLNYNNDPQVGGDGFFDFIPGITIDAQNGRIIFTTKEPFGERLFTKLSNNAGEDYRNTSTYNPNQSKYVFRNMYSNTQSGALQDSDKNKFLLRGKYKSTGGDGIPIGAFNVPQGSVVVTAAGRVLVEGIDYSVNYQLGRVQILDPSLQASNTPIEISLENNSIFGQQTRRFMGVDIQHKISENFTVGGTFLQMTEKPFTQKSSYGQESVNNMIYGFNTNFSTEVPFFTRLVNKLPFMDTDVPSNLSIRGEVAFLKPGTPKADNFEGESTIYVDDFEGSQSTIDMRSAYAWSLASTPEENSLSTYNFNAKNNDLSYGFKRAKLSWYTIDPIFYASKPSGISNDDLSLNTTRRIYSEELYPLTDIAQGQSQVVNTLDLTYYPSERGPYNNDLNYALNPKDNFGGIMRALSSTDFEQGNVEYIQFWVLDPFVGAGKTDQSNTGKVYFNLGEISEDILKDGRKQYENGLGPNQILAKPQPIWGDVPASQSLIYAFDNNSSNRANQDVGLDGLPNAKEGTIYNNFASEADPAADDYRYYLNTTGGVLDRYKNYNGLEGNSAVDINDANRASTTLPDVEDINRDNTMNTINAYYEYSIDVKPNMKEGQNFVTDIRNTQVTMANGSVTEARWIQFKIPVSQPQNTIGTISDFRSIRFMRMFMTGFESDVTVRFGALDLVRGEWRRYTNTLDPTDVNVDDDNTTFDVAAVNIEENGARCPVNYVSPPGVAREQLYNNNTIINQNEQALALRVSGGGLQPKDARAVFKNVSVDMRQYNRLKMFLHAESLPDEIVLRDGQMVGFIRFGNDFTQNFYQIEIPLKVTIPTSLSGSGSDCSPLSPEVVWPAENNIDLDLSLLTKMKIAAMKIDPNTLPLDGIYYPDDDILNSGGDGDNNMRLGIKGNPNFGLVRNLMVGVKNAELHQNVKGEVWFNELRLAGMDNKGGMAAILNIDTNFADFATVSATGRKSTIGFGSLEQGPNERSREDIQQYNIVTNLNLGKLLPPKWGINLPFNYAVGEETITPEYDPFNEDIKLKQLLDVTSNSVERENIKNRAIDYTKRRSINFIGVRKDRAPEQKQHIYDPENFTFSQSYNEVERHDYEIKSYEDKQSSTTVNYAYSFQPKTVEPFKKTKYFKKSDYWKMLSDFNFNYLPSNITFNTNIIRQYNRQEFRQVENVEGLGLDPMYRRNFAFNYQYGFNFNLTKSLKINYTASSNNIVKNYLNADNEPIDSFSIWDSYWDIGTPNQHMQQLVLNYEIPLYKIPVLGFLKASYSYTGDYSWQRTSEALSTFEDDKGGVYDLGNTVQNANSNTFTAAMNMNTLYKYLGLTKGGAKMTKVKPTVPKPGEKVVNTNQALAKNSMFQDGLMGIVTSIKNIQVNYTVNSGTVLPGYTPSVGFLGSSRPSLGFIFGSQDDVRYEAAKNGWLTNYQDFNQNFSQVTNKMLKATANIDLLPDLKIDLNFDRSYSANFSEQYDVDATGQYHARSPYNYGMFSISTILIKTAFSTSNEISSSAFDDFRSNRLEIANRLAESHYGSGAEIPRYGDVNNPIPVLPTDPNYAKRDIYVSNEGYPIGYTKSNQAVLLPSFLAAYSGSSASSSPTGIFRNFPLPNWSIKYNGLMRYRYFKENFKRFSLQHNYRASYTINQYRSNFKYDQNVGKQDPDNDNFYNATIMSNVNLVEQFSPLIRMDFELKSSLKVLTEIKKDRALSMSFDNNLLTEVKGMEYIIGLGYRIKDVIFSSTLADSPTGIIKSDINIKGDLSYRNNQTMVRYLDYDNNQLAAGQNIWSVKITADYSFSKNLTAIFYYDHSFSKAVISTLYPLTNIRSGFTIRYNFGN